Part of the Paenibacillus aurantius genome, AGAAATCATCGACATTGTGATTGTCAGCTATGTCATCTATAAGCTTATCCTCCTGCTCCGCGGCACCCGGGCGGTCCAGCTTTTAAAAGGGATTTTCGTCGTTGTCATTGCCTGGGCGATAAGTGTGTGGTTCGATCTGAATACGCTGAAATGGATGATGAACCAGACGTTTAATTTCGGCGTTCTGGCCGTTATCATCATCTTCCAGCCGGAGCTTAGGCGGGCGCTCGAGCAGCTCGGACGGGGCAAGCTGTTCAGCCGGAGCACGTCCGAGGAGGACGCGCTCATCAATGAGCGGATCGGCGAAATCCTGAAGGCCGTTAACTATTTATGCCGCCGAAAGATCGGCGCGTTAATCGTGTTCGAGCGGGAAACGGGGTTGAACGAGTACATAGAGTCCGGGATTCCCATACGGGCGGAGATTTCCTCGGAGCTTCTCATTAACATTTTTATCCCGAACACACCTCTTCATGACGGGGCGATCATTCTCAGGCAGAATCAGCTGATGGCGGCGGCGTGCTACCTCCCTCTTTCGGAGAATCCTTTTATCAGCAAGGAATTGGGGACCCGCCACCGCGCCGGCATAGGCGTAAGTGAAATGTCGGATGCGATCTCGGTTATCGTGTCGGAGGAAACGGGACAGGTCTCCCTTGCCATCAACGGACTGGTGGTCCGGGACATCAAGGAAGAATCGCTCATCTCCAAGCTGTACGAAGAGCTGAAGACGAAGAAGACAACGAAGGAAAAGAGCTCTTTCTGGAAGCGGAAGGGTGGTTCGGATGGATAAATGGCTTCAGAACAACAATGTCGTGAAAGTGATTGCTCTACTGGCGGGGATTCTTCTCTGGATAGTGGTCCATATGGATGTGCAGTCGTCTTCTACGGGTTCGGGGTCTCTGGTCCGGGAGGATAAGGTCAACAATGTGGCGATCACGCCCAAATACGATTCAGATCAATATTACATCAAGTCGATAGAGCCGGCGGAGGCGACGGTCGTCCTCCGTTGGAAGGAAAGCTCGCTCCGTAGGGTTAACACCGGCAATCTGCAGGTGGAGCTCGACCTCAGCCGTTACACGGAGGGCCAGCATGTTATTCCTCTTCGTGCGACGGGCGTCTCGGATTGGGTTACCGCGGAAGTCATTCCGCAAACCGTGAAGGTGGTCATCGAGAAAAAAGAAAAGAAGGTCGTTCCGGTTGTCATCAATGTGACCGGGACGCCGGCGGACGGCTACAAGGCGGGGCAGCCGGTGATCAAGCCGAACCGGGTGCAGGTCACGGTGCCGGAAAGCCGCTTGGAGGAAGTGGACGCCGCCAAAGCGGACATCAGCGTGGATAAGGCCACAGGCAACATCTCGAAGCAGGTGAAGCTGACGGTCTATGACAAGGCAGGGAAGCCAATCGAAGGCATCGTGAATCCGCAGCTGGTCGAGGTGGAGGTGCCGGTGACGAGCCCCTTTAAGCAGATGCCGCTGCAGGTCAAGGTAACCGGCCAGCCGGCGGCGGGCTTCAGCGTAGAATCCATAACCCAGGTACCGGACCAGGTGACCGTCTATGCCCCGGAGGATGTCCTGAACAAGCTGGAGTTCTATGAGGGGCTGCAGATTGACTTGACAGGGTTGAAGGAATCCAAGAAAATGACAATGGACATTCCGCTCAAGAACAAAGCCACTCAAGTAACTCCGAATAAAGTGGAGGTTTCCATTTCCGTCGTTCCTTCCACGGTCAAGGTGGTGGACAACGTGCCCATCACGCTTGTAGGAGACAATCCCGGGTTTACGGCTAAGCTGGTGACCCCGGATACCGGAAAGGTCTCCATTCAGCTCGAAGGGGCTCCGGCGATTCTCGACAAGCTGAAGCCGCAGGATGTTCAGGCGGTGGCGGATGTCAGCAACCTTTCGCCTGGGCGGCATGAGCTGAACATTACGTGGAACCTGCCGATGTTCGTGAAGAAACCGGCGACGGACTATAAAGCGGTCGTAGAGGTAACCGGCGGGGGGAATCCCGCTCCGAGCCCGACGGCTAAGCCCAGTCCTTCGCCAGTGACGCCGACGCCGTCCCCAAGCCCGTCGTCGGCGCCAGCCCAAAGCAAGCCTACGGAGACTCCAACGCCGACGCCGGTGCCAAGCTCAACAGCTACCCCTACTCCCGGAGCATCGACAAGCCCGGCCGCCTCGACGGTCCCGTAAGAAGGATACAAGGCATTTGAGAAGAGAAGCGATTAAGGAAGGGGTTTACGATACATGGGGAAATATTTTGGAACGGATGGGGTTCGGGGGGTGGCCAAT contains:
- the cdaA gene encoding diadenylate cyclase CdaA, encoding MDYLRDLTFKSSIKEIIDIVIVSYVIYKLILLLRGTRAVQLLKGIFVVVIAWAISVWFDLNTLKWMMNQTFNFGVLAVIIIFQPELRRALEQLGRGKLFSRSTSEEDALINERIGEILKAVNYLCRRKIGALIVFERETGLNEYIESGIPIRAEISSELLINIFIPNTPLHDGAIILRQNQLMAAACYLPLSENPFISKELGTRHRAGIGVSEMSDAISVIVSEETGQVSLAINGLVVRDIKEESLISKLYEELKTKKTTKEKSSFWKRKGGSDG
- a CDS encoding CdaR family protein; amino-acid sequence: MDKWLQNNNVVKVIALLAGILLWIVVHMDVQSSSTGSGSLVREDKVNNVAITPKYDSDQYYIKSIEPAEATVVLRWKESSLRRVNTGNLQVELDLSRYTEGQHVIPLRATGVSDWVTAEVIPQTVKVVIEKKEKKVVPVVINVTGTPADGYKAGQPVIKPNRVQVTVPESRLEEVDAAKADISVDKATGNISKQVKLTVYDKAGKPIEGIVNPQLVEVEVPVTSPFKQMPLQVKVTGQPAAGFSVESITQVPDQVTVYAPEDVLNKLEFYEGLQIDLTGLKESKKMTMDIPLKNKATQVTPNKVEVSISVVPSTVKVVDNVPITLVGDNPGFTAKLVTPDTGKVSIQLEGAPAILDKLKPQDVQAVADVSNLSPGRHELNITWNLPMFVKKPATDYKAVVEVTGGGNPAPSPTAKPSPSPVTPTPSPSPSSAPAQSKPTETPTPTPVPSSTATPTPGASTSPAASTVP